TTGAAAGAATCACGGCCTTCCTTGGCTTCATCCGTTGTGTAGTATAGAAGAGTAGCATCTCCGGCAAACTGCTGCAAACCGGCTAAGCCGTCGGTATCTGCATTAAAAGCAGCCTTAAGAAAACGAAGGGCTGTCGGGCTCTTTTCAAGCATTTCCTCGCACCAACTGATCGTTTCCTCTTCCAATTTTTCAAGCGGAACGACTGTGTTTACCAGACCCATTTCCTTTGCTTCTTCCGCATTGTACTGGCGGCAAAGGTACCATATTTCCCGCGCTTTTTTGTGGCCTACAATACGTGCTAAATAGCCTGAACCGTATCCCGCATCAAAGCTGCCGACTTTCGGTCCGGTTTGTCCAAAGATGGCATTATCCGCAGCAATCGTTAAGTCACATACGATATGAAGAACATGGCCGCCTCCAATGGCATAACCTGAAACCATTGCCACTACCGGTTTTGGAATCACTCGGATCAAGCGCTGCAGATCTAATACGTTCAAGCGGGGAATCTGATCATCTCCGACGTACCCTCCGTGGCCGCGAACCTTTTGGTCTCCTCCTGAGCAAAATGCCTTGTCTCCTGCTCCTGCAAGAACAATAACACCAATTTCCGAGTCGTCTCTTGCATAAGCAAACGCATCAATTAATTCAGTCACCGTTTTTGGACGAAAAGCATTATGTACTTCCGGCCGATTAATCGTTATTTTCGCGATTCCATTATATTTTTCATATATAACGTCTTCATAGTCTCTTTCCTTTATCCATTCCACTCCCATGATTGAACCTCCTTCATATTATGAGACAAACTCATTAACCAGTTTTCCGAACGCCTCAGGGCATTCCAAATGAACCGTATGGCCTGCATGTTCAAATATCTGCAAGCAGCTATTCTCAAGCTTTTTATCGAGTTTCTTATTTATGCGGCAAAACTTTTCATCCAGCTGCCCAGTAATGAGCAGGACAGGAATTTTCACCTCATGCAGCTTTCCCCATAAGGAAGGCTGTGCTCCCGTGCCAAAGCCCGACAAGCTATTTGCAAGACCGATCGGATTATTATTCAGCCGCTCTGTTTGCTGTTGATTTCTTACTCTTTTAGGTAACCGCTTTTGCGAATCAAACAGAGGGATATTTCCCCAATAATCAATGAACTTCGAAAGCCCTTCATTGACTAATAAATCAGCAAGCTTCCGGTCTTGTGCAATTCTTGCCTTTCGTTCGTGAAGCGACATGAGTCCTGGAGAACTGCTTTCCAGAATAAGTCTGGACACACGGCCAGGATAAAGCATGGAGAAATACAGTGCGAGCCTGCCCCCCATAGAATAACCGATCAGACAAACTTTGTGAAGCTGCAATGATTTGATCAACTCTAACAGATCTTGTGCCTGGCGATGGGCTGAATACCTTTTGCTATCAACCGGGCTGTCAGTCCCTCCGTGTCCAAGCAAGCTAATCCTAATGATTCGTTTATCGCTCAGCAACGGCTCCATCGGCTCCCAGCTTTTTGCACTGCCAGTAAATCCATGAAAAAAAAGAATCGTTTCAGCTGACTTTTTATTATTGTCGTATAATTCATAAGTGACACCATCTGCTAAAGTGATTCTCAAAACGGCCACTCTTTTCTTATTTCCCGGGAAACTTTTTGCAGCAAATTTCGATGGATTTCCACACGATTCTCCCGGTTTGTTTTCACTTCGATTACATGCAGGCCAGGGGAATTTACGCTTGATTTGTAGACTTTAATGAATTGCTCCCATGAATCAGGCACCACATAATATCCTCCATAAAGTTTTGCCGCATGTTCAAATTCGAGCCCTGTCGGTGTGCCGAATAATGATTCAAAATATATTTTTTCAGTAGACTGCGGCAGAAATGAAAAAATACCTCCGCCATCATTATTAATTAATATAATGGTCAATGGAATATTAAGAGTTTTGCAAGCGAGCAAACCATTTAAATCATGGTAAAAGGACAAATCGCCGATCACTAAAGTCACTGGTCTCTTCGTCGCCTCTCTGACCCCAATAGCGGTGGAAACAACTCCATCAATCCCATTAGCCCCTCGGTTTGCAAACAGCCGATAAGAACGGTTTTCCGTTCCAAAAAATGTATCTGCATCTCGGATCGGCATGCTGTTTCCTAAAAAGACTGAACTATTATCAGGAATCAGCGGTTGAAGGACTTGATAAACCTTGCCCTCAAACCAATCATCCTCCAGGTCCATGCGTTTCAAATGAAAACGAAATCTGTCATTTACAAACTTCCATTTTTTCACCCATGTTGAATCATCATTTGGTTCAGCATGTTCAAGAACTGTTTGGATAAACACCTCTTCACTGCTGTTTAGCATCCATGTGCTATTTAAGGTCGGATCCCTCCATCCTCCTCCCGGATCAACAACGATTTGGCTAATTTCCGGATGCTTTTGCAACAGCTGAAACAGCGGCTTTGATACTGGCATTGGCCCAAACCGTATGACAATTTCCGGAAAAATAAACTCCTGAATTGTTTCATCTTTTAAAAATGAATCATATGCGTCAATAATTGTGCTTGCATCATGACCGCTATTTCGTAAATTGGATAAAGGATCCGCCAGAATTGGGTATTTTAAATGCCGGGAAAGCTTTAAAACAAATTCTCTCGTTTCATCATCAGCCAGCTCTCCGCAAACAATCAAGCCTTCTTTACGTTTCTCAAGCTCTGGAATAAGAGTCTCAAAGAATTCGATCTTCGTCTCAACTATACGGTTTCTTATATGCAGCTGTTTGTTTGCAGTTTTTTCTTTTTCGAAAGGAAGTGACTCCAAGTCTGGCATTAGTGGTTCTCTCAATGGAACATTGACATGCACAGGCCCTCTTGGGTGCCTTGCAGCCTCACTTCCGGCTCTTAACGCAATTCGCCGAACATAGGGTAACATTTCTTCACGCTCTTCAGGCAGAGCCAAGTCTGTGAACCATTTAACAAAGTTGCCGTACAAAAATTGCTGATCTATGGCCTGAGGTGCACCTGCATCCCTCAACTCATGCGGACGATCAGCTGTCACGATGACAAGCGGCACTCTTGAGTAATTGGCTTCGATAATTGCGGGATAAAAATTTGCCCCTGCTGTTCCGGAGGTACATATGAGCATGACCGGCTTCCCGCTCGCTTTAGCCAAGCCGAGCGCAAAAAATGCCGCCGAGCGTTCATCAATAAGCACATGCGTATGTATTTCCGGGTGGGCGCTGGCCATGATAGCAAGCGGCGTTGATCTGGATCCGGGACAAATGACCGCTTCGCTAACTCCGCTGACAGCAAGCTCATTCATAAAGCAGCCAATATAATTCGTAATTGGGTTCGTCATCACTACATTCCTCCAAGAGCGGAAAGCATCGGTCTCAGCTTAATTTGTGTTTCTTCAAACTCTTTTTCCGGATCAGAATCCTCAACTATGCCGCATCCGGCAAACAACCTCGCCTGATTGCGTTCTATCAAACCGGAACGGAGGGCAACGATAAATTCACCGTTGTCTTTGCAGTCGATCCAGCCTACAGGTGCGGCGTACCAGCCTCTGTTCATCGGCTCTACGTTCCTAATAAACTCCAGCGCAAGTTCACGAGGTTCTCCGCCGACAGCTGGTGTAGGGTGAAGCTTGTGAATCAGATCAAAAAGAGACGCTTTTTCATTAATTGTTCCGGTAATTGGCGTATACAGGTGCTGAATGTTTTTCGTTTTATATAAGCCTGGTTTTTCCGGCTTTTTCACTGCAGTACAGTTAGCTAAAAAAGCGTCATTGATCATATTAACGACGATTTGGTGCTCCATACGATTTTTTTGATCGGACAACAGTTCTCTGCCCAGCTGCTCATCCTCTTCATCTGTCTTGCCTCTTTTGATTGATCCGGCAATGCACGAAGAGGAGACATTGCTTCCTTCTTTTCTGATTAACCGTTCAGGTGATGCAGAAATAAAGCTTTGTGCACCTTCTTCTACAACATAAACATAGCTTGTTTTTTGCTCATGTAAAAGCGTGGCAATGACATGGTCCAGCTTAATGTTTTCTTCATATGTAGCCAATACCTCTCTGGCAAGCACAATTTTATCATAATTCTTTTTTTTGATTTCCTCTGTTGCGCTACGAACCGCATTCATCCACTCTCTCGTATTTTTTTCTTCAATTGAATTTAGTTTAGTACGTTGTTTAGTCGAACACGCGGCTTCGTTTGCGGATGAAACGGAT
This window of the Bacillus gobiensis genome carries:
- the menB gene encoding 1,4-dihydroxy-2-naphthoyl-CoA synthase — protein: MGVEWIKERDYEDVIYEKYNGIAKITINRPEVHNAFRPKTVTELIDAFAYARDDSEIGVIVLAGAGDKAFCSGGDQKVRGHGGYVGDDQIPRLNVLDLQRLIRVIPKPVVAMVSGYAIGGGHVLHIVCDLTIAADNAIFGQTGPKVGSFDAGYGSGYLARIVGHKKAREIWYLCRQYNAEEAKEMGLVNTVVPLEKLEEETISWCEEMLEKSPTALRFLKAAFNADTDGLAGLQQFAGDATLLYYTTDEAKEGRDSFKEKRKPDFGQFPRFP
- the menH gene encoding 2-succinyl-6-hydroxy-2,4-cyclohexadiene-1-carboxylate synthase → MAVLRITLADGVTYELYDNNKKSAETILFFHGFTGSAKSWEPMEPLLSDKRIIRISLLGHGGTDSPVDSKRYSAHRQAQDLLELIKSLQLHKVCLIGYSMGGRLALYFSMLYPGRVSRLILESSSPGLMSLHERKARIAQDRKLADLLVNEGLSKFIDYWGNIPLFDSQKRLPKRVRNQQQTERLNNNPIGLANSLSGFGTGAQPSLWGKLHEVKIPVLLITGQLDEKFCRINKKLDKKLENSCLQIFEHAGHTVHLECPEAFGKLVNEFVS
- the menD gene encoding 2-succinyl-5-enolpyruvyl-6-hydroxy-3-cyclohexene-1-carboxylic-acid synthase, which produces MTNPITNYIGCFMNELAVSGVSEAVICPGSRSTPLAIMASAHPEIHTHVLIDERSAAFFALGLAKASGKPVMLICTSGTAGANFYPAIIEANYSRVPLVIVTADRPHELRDAGAPQAIDQQFLYGNFVKWFTDLALPEEREEMLPYVRRIALRAGSEAARHPRGPVHVNVPLREPLMPDLESLPFEKEKTANKQLHIRNRIVETKIEFFETLIPELEKRKEGLIVCGELADDETREFVLKLSRHLKYPILADPLSNLRNSGHDASTIIDAYDSFLKDETIQEFIFPEIVIRFGPMPVSKPLFQLLQKHPEISQIVVDPGGGWRDPTLNSTWMLNSSEEVFIQTVLEHAEPNDDSTWVKKWKFVNDRFRFHLKRMDLEDDWFEGKVYQVLQPLIPDNSSVFLGNSMPIRDADTFFGTENRSYRLFANRGANGIDGVVSTAIGVREATKRPVTLVIGDLSFYHDLNGLLACKTLNIPLTIILINNDGGGIFSFLPQSTEKIYFESLFGTPTGLEFEHAAKLYGGYYVVPDSWEQFIKVYKSSVNSPGLHVIEVKTNRENRVEIHRNLLQKVSREIRKEWPF
- a CDS encoding isochorismate synthase, with product MVTVIQHTLLQEASLALNKAKKVNHAILLSYSKQIESIDPLAFFSNGEKQYAGQRFFWSDSNSDLKIIGLGKEVIFQAEDNAENRFRVIHEKWERFKNDSCHIHDGACSDIAAVGPLLFGGFSFDPKEEKAPHWNHFSAGKFFVPALMLTISSSGAFLTANRWTYGEEDAEQALRKLLKSVSSANEAACSTKQRTKLNSIEEKNTREWMNAVRSATEEIKKKNYDKIVLAREVLATYEENIKLDHVIATLLHEQKTSYVYVVEEGAQSFISASPERLIRKEGSNVSSSCIAGSIKRGKTDEEDEQLGRELLSDQKNRMEHQIVVNMINDAFLANCTAVKKPEKPGLYKTKNIQHLYTPITGTINEKASLFDLIHKLHPTPAVGGEPRELALEFIRNVEPMNRGWYAAPVGWIDCKDNGEFIVALRSGLIERNQARLFAGCGIVEDSDPEKEFEETQIKLRPMLSALGGM